A region of the Babylonia areolata isolate BAREFJ2019XMU chromosome 10, ASM4173473v1, whole genome shotgun sequence genome:
tgtggtgttgtgctgtgttgtgtggtgctgtgttatgtggtgctgtgttgtgtggtgctgtgctgtgttgtgtggtgctgtgttgtgtgatgctgtgttgtgtgatgctgtgttgtgtggtgctgtgttgtgtgatgctgtgttgtgtgatgctgtgttgtgtgatgctgtgttgtgtggtgctgtgttgtgtggtgctgtgttgtgtggtgctgtgttgtgtggtgctgtgttgtgtgatgctgtgttgtatggtgctgtgttgtgtgatgctgtgttgtgtggtgctgtgttgtgttgtgttgtgtggtgctgtgttgtgttgtgctgtgtgatgctgtgttgtgtggtgctgtgttgtgtggtgctgtgttgtgtggtgctgtgttgtgtggtgctgtgttgtgttgtgtggtgctgtgtggtgctgtgttgtgtggtgctgtgttgtgtggtgctgtgctgtgtggtgctgtgttgaaGCAGCACAGGCGCTAGGCCTGTGTTCATGTGCTACGCCAAACATACTACCCAGACACCGACACaaaccgacacacaccgacaaacacaggcacacacacacacacacacacacacacacacacacacacacacacacacacacacacacacacacacacacacacacacacacacacacacacacacacacacacacacacacacacacaaagatagagaaagagagagtacgaAAATAAAAGAGCTTTGGTGGATCTTTCTGGATTGAATTGCTCTTTCTGTTTAGATTGAATTGCTCTTCCCCTTTCATGTTTTGTTGCTTCTTgttcttttcattccttcctctctcgttccctctttcTGCCCAGTGAATCACCAGTGCAGGCCGGCTGACTGCCTACCTCAATGGCATTATTTACAGTTTGTGCGGTCATCTGGTTCATAACTTTCATATTTTTAATGATTCTTTTCTTGATGGGAAACCAGTCTCCACACAGAaagtgaataataaaaaaaaaagaaatgaagtagcGACTGGTTGTATAGGTCAGGGTGGACACATAGACACCATCTGTCACTGGCCTGATGTATTGAGCTGCCCACTTGACCTTTGCGGATAAACACAATATAAGGATtggaccccaccccccacccccacccccatatcaaGATGTGACATCAATGACAATGCGCGTTAAGTTGATGTGAAAGcttgttataattttttttttaaatgaaaacacacagacacacagacacagaccacagacacacacagacacacacagacacacagacacacacacacacacacacacacacacacacacacacacacacacacatatacactcatacacccactctcacacacacacacacacacacgcgcgcgcgcgcgcgcgcacgcacacactcatacactcatacacacacacacacacacacacacacacacacacacacacacacacacacacacacacacacacacacacacacacacacacacacacacacacacacacacctgaaaacaacacaaacaaacaaacaaagcaaaaaaacagcaataaaacaaaacaaacacatacaataaaagtaagaaagaaaaaaaagaaaaacaacaacacctcaacagcatacaaattaaaaaatacaaaaaagtcaTTGTGGTCTGACCAGtcaaacatctgtctgtctgtctgtctgtctgtctgtctgtctgtgtgaaattgtgtgtgtgtaattgtgtgtgtgtgtgtgtgtgtgtgtgtgtgtgtgtgtgtgtgtgtgtgtgtgtgtgtgtgtatgtgaatgtgtgtgtgtgtgtgtgtgtgtgtgtgtgtatgtatgtgtgtgtgtgtgtgtgtgtgtgtgtgtgtgtgtgtgtgtgtgtgtgtgtgtgtgtgtgtgtgtgtgtgtacatgcgtgcatgcttgtgtgcgtgctgtctgtctgtctggacgtcCATTCGTTAAATCGTTTTTGAATGTATGTGCGTGGAATGTGGAGAAAATAATCTGTATTAAATCATGTGTCTTGTCTTGATGTACAGCACTGACTCttcatatgggtgtgtgtgtgtgtgtgtgtgtgtgtgtgtgtgtgtgtgtgtgtgtgtgtgtgtgtgtgtgtacggtttgtgtatgtgtgtgtgtgtgtgtgtgtgtgtgtgtgtgtgtgtgtgtgtgtgtgtgtgtgtgtgtgtgtgtgtgtgtgcgtgtgtctgtgtctgtacggtttgcgtatatgtgtgtgtgtgtctgcctatctgtctgtctatctgtgtctgtttgtgtttggtgtgtgtgtgtgtgtgtgtgtgtgtacggtttgtgcatatatatatatatatatatatatatatatatatatatatatatatatatatatatatgtgtgtgtgtgtgtgtgtgtgtgtgtgtgtgtgtgtgtgtgtgtgtgtgtgtgtacgtgtgtgcgtgtgttgtgtttgtgcacacacatgcgcgtgcgtttgtgtgtgtgtgtgtgtgtgtgtgtgatcatataaCTTTAAATGTCTTGgtcttgttctgttgttttcttctgccAACAGTTTCTCAGACATCTGGAACACTTGGCGGCGTGAGAATGGGGGTAAGTACACtacgtattaactctctccatacgaacggcgaaagagaagacgttaacagcgtttcaccccaattaccaccatcaaaatattgcaagcggaaggctcttatactgaagaggtgaatgttgacaaagaataccacaattctgacgacggaagctaaaggttgggtcattgagacacccactggacatccgaggggtctgtgtagagaagagaggactggccgtactgagtgagttaagttcaaCTGAAGATGAGAAGACAGAACTGGCGATGCTGAGCTGACTGCAGTGACACTGATGTACAATCATACTGTACCCGCAGTCTTGTCGCCAGACTTTCAGATCAGGTGGAAGAAATAGtatctaaaaacaaaaagaaaaaaacaagaaaacaaaagcagacCCTCTGCCATGGgatgtgctgcattgtattatatcatatcatattatactgtattatatcatatcatattatactgtattatatcatatcatattatactgtattatatcatatcatattatactgtattatatcatatcatattatactgTATTATATCATAGCATATTATactgtattatatcatatcatattatactgtattatatcatatcatattatactgtattatatcatatcatattatactgtattatatcatatcatattatactgtattatatcatatcatattatattgtattggagagttttgtattgcattgtattatatcatatcatactatattgtattatatcatatcatatcatattgtattggatagttttttgtattgcattgtaaaggATTGCATTGTAATACGTTTTGCCCTtcatatgtgtctgtgtagataaaataaaataaaataaataaataaagctaaGGGCTGCTCTCTCTCAAGGGAGCGCGtgtcgccacaatgcagcgccacctaCATTTTTTCCGATTTTCCTTGTGCTAATAATAATTGAtttctaatcttgaaaataaaagCTTGGTGATAGCTCTGCTGCACAATGCTTTCAATCAAAGCCACCACATTGCCTGGCCGTTCTGTTACTAAACAGAGCTGCAGACAAAATATCGCTATACCGATGAATGATGTTTTCTTGGTCGTTCTGATTACAAGACACGGTTGCAGAACAAAATATTGCTGTACCGATGATGAAGGATGTTCAGTGGGCCATTCTGGTTACAAAACAGGGCTGCAGACAAAATGACGCTGTATCAATGATGAAGGATGTTCAGTGGGCCATTCTGGTTACAAAACAGGGCTGCAGACAAAATGACGCTGTATCAATGATGAAGGATGTTCAGTGGGCCATTCTGGTTACAAAACAGGGCTGCTGACAAAATGACGCTGTATCAATGATGAAGGATTTTCAGTGGGTCATTCTGGTTACAAAACAGGGCTGCTGACAAAATGACGCTGTATCAATGATGAATGATTTTCAGTGGGCCATTCTGGTTACAAAACAGGGCTGAAAGCAAATAAAGCTGAACCGACAATTGATGTTTTTTTGGCCGTTCTGTTACAAACCAGAGCTGCGAAACAAAATGTCGCTGTGCCGATGAatgacattctctgtctgtctgcagggtgtTTTCCCGAAGACTGCCCGGTTTGCACAGTTCCAGACGGGGTCAGGACACGTCAGACGCTCCAGTCTACTTCTGCGGGCAACTGACTCCAATGGCAGCCAGCCGGCTGTTGGAGATGATGGAGGGCAAGGCTCTCCAACACGTTCACTGAGTGAACAGCAAGTTGCCCATCGATTCCAACAAAGGCAGGAAAAACtgcaatcatcatcaccaacacgcTCACGTAGTGAACAGCAAGTTGCCCATCGATTCCAACAAAGGCAAGGAATTCAgcaatcaccaccaacaacacatccACGTAGTGAACAGCAAGTTGCCCATCGATTCCAACAAAGGCAGGAAAAACtgcaatcatcatcaccaacacgcTCACGTAGTGAACAGCAAGTTGCCGCTCGATTCCAACGCAGGCGGGAAATGCTGCAATCAGCATGTAGTGGTTTCGCCAACTCATCTGCCTTTAACAAGCTGAAAGTGCCGGAAGTGGTGTTTCCTTTGTACAGACCTGTGATGAACCTGACGGTGTCTTACTGCATGATCCCCAAGGTGTCGTCCACCACGTGGAAAGCCGCTTTACGTGACATCAGAAAATATATGATTCGTCAACACGTCCAAGACGTCCCTGTCAACGTTTCTTTCGGCCACAGAGACGTCGTGTTCGCCGCAGTTCGTGAGCCCTACGGTCGCCTTCTGTCCGCTTACGTTGATAAACTGTTCTCTCCGAACGCCAGGTTTTGGATAAAAGCGGGCAGGTACATCCAGCACCACTTCGGGAACAACCCCAGCGAGAGGAGTCTTCAGTGCGGGCACGGCGTCACCTTCCCGGAGTTCATCCGCTACTTCATCCACTCGCAGCGCACAGGCCGTGCCCGCGACCCCCACTTCGTCCCCCTCCATGAGCACTGTCAGTTCTGCGACCTGCCCTACCACTACATCGCCCACCTGGAAACCGCTGCGGAGGACATGCCTTTCATCCTTAAAGCCATCCGCTCGCCCTTGCCCGCCAACACCAGCCACGGGCCCTCCAAGGAGGGCGTCATGACCTTCAAGACACACATGATGCTGGAGGACCACCTCCGAGAGCTTTCGCAGTGTTTCGATCTGGACGAGGGCTTCAGACGGCTGTGGAAAACCTTCCAGATCAGAGGCTTCATCAGCAAGACCCAGCGCTTCCCCTTTAGCCCGGAGCAGAGCCGAAGTATGACGATGGACGAATTCGTCCAAGTGGTGACTGAGGCTGCCGCCCAGAGCCGTGccgcaggaggaggagaaagacaagggggaggaggagcagcagcaggaggcgGCAGGTGGTCCCTGGGTCAGCAGAGGAAGGAGGCACTGAGGGAGGCATGGGGCAGCGTGCCTCTGGAAGACCGGCGGGAGGTGCAGCGCCTCCTGTGGCCGGACTTCGCCATGTTCGGCTATGACCCTCAGCCTGAGGAGGTCTTCCCGCGTCAGGGGCGTCCTGCTGCTTCGTCCTCGTCTTCTTCTGCAGACCCCCACTTCAGTTACTTTGACCTGTACAAGTGAACTTCACGCAGAGTCACCAACTCTAACACGCACAcgctgtacacacacgcacacacacacacacacacaccatatatatatatatatatatatatatatatatatatgtgtgtgtgcctgcctatgtatgtgtgtgttagggtagctgctagatacacatgtatgttaaaatgtatgtatgcagtgtgtgcgtgcgtgcgtgcgtgcgtgtgtgtgtgtgtgtgtgtgtgtgtgtgtgtgtgtgtgtgtgtgtgtgtggtcacattttggtgtgtgtatgtaacatagatataatgttttatatcaaaagcgtttttgtaaagcacctagagcagatttctggatagtgtgctatataagtatccattattattattattattattattattattatatatatatatatatatatataagcgtgcacacacacgcgcgcgcaaatacacacacatacacacacacgcacacacagagaagcacacacacacacacacactcacacacacacacacacacacgcacgcacgcacgcaactaccccccccctccccgacactcacacacacacaccacacacacacacacgcacacacgcacgcacacacacgcacacacacacacacacacacacacacacacacgcacacacagagaagcacatacacacacacacacacacacacacacacacacacacacacacacacacacaccactccattcTACCcaaaaagacagtgacaaagatctTCCAGATCTGCATTTACATAACGATATCACTCCAATGTGACTCATGACAATGTCATGTCATTTCCCAACATGCAACTCTTCTCAGACTCTAGAGGATCACGATGAAATGACAAAGATGACATCAAAACAGATGACAACACTGAATAAGAACTTACTGAATGACTCACTGTATGACGTGAACAAAGATGACATCAAAACAGATGACAACACTGAATAAGAACTTACTGAATGACTCACTGTATGACGTGAACAAAGATGACATCAAAACAGATGACAACACTGAATAAGAACTCACTGAATGACGTGAACAAAGATGACATCAAAACAGATGACAACACTGAATAAGAACTCACTGTATGACGTGAACAA
Encoded here:
- the LOC143286368 gene encoding uncharacterized protein LOC143286368, which encodes MMKGPPPPIRGVLRAVSRYRICRSTSNPRVPLCLFCAVVIGVGLVTPVALFSTAVSQTSGTLGGVRMGGVFPKTARFAQFQTGSGHVRRSSLLLRATDSNGSQPAVGDDGGQGSPTRSLSEQQVAHRFQQRQEKLQSSSPTRSRSEQQVAHRFQQRQGIQQSPPTTHPRKTAIIITNTLT
- the LOC143286606 gene encoding carbohydrate sulfotransferase 8-like; this encodes MLQSACSGFANSSAFNKLKVPEVVFPLYRPVMNLTVSYCMIPKVSSTTWKAALRDIRKYMIRQHVQDVPVNVSFGHRDVVFAAVREPYGRLLSAYVDKLFSPNARFWIKAGRYIQHHFGNNPSERSLQCGHGVTFPEFIRYFIHSQRTGRARDPHFVPLHEHCQFCDLPYHYIAHLETAAEDMPFILKAIRSPLPANTSHGPSKEGVMTFKTHMMLEDHLRELSQCFDLDEGFRRLWKTFQIRGFISKTQRFPFSPEQSRSMTMDEFVQVVTEAAAQSRAAGGGERQGGGGAAAGGGRWSLGQQRKEALREAWGSVPLEDRREVQRLLWPDFAMFGYDPQPEEVFPRQGRPAASSSSSSADPHFSYFDLYK